From Lysobacter auxotrophicus, the proteins below share one genomic window:
- a CDS encoding carboxymuconolactone decarboxylase family protein, with product MSRVPLVNAQDATGERQALLGQIHSAFGATPNMFRAVANSTAALKSMWGSFGALGGGVIPPKLGEQIAVAIANRNACEYCLAAHTALGRKAGASSQEMTAAQGGQSQDPKTAAALRFALRVVEGRGQIDDADLAQLRAAGFGDEEIVEILAHVALNLFTNYVNVAFAVPVDFPGVKLR from the coding sequence ATGTCCCGCGTACCCCTCGTCAATGCCCAGGACGCCACCGGCGAACGCCAGGCCCTCCTCGGCCAGATCCACTCCGCCTTCGGCGCCACGCCGAACATGTTCCGTGCGGTCGCCAACTCCACCGCGGCGCTGAAGAGCATGTGGGGCTCGTTCGGCGCCCTGGGCGGCGGCGTGATTCCCCCGAAGCTCGGCGAGCAGATCGCCGTCGCCATCGCCAACCGCAACGCTTGCGAGTACTGCCTCGCCGCCCACACGGCGCTGGGCCGCAAGGCCGGCGCGAGCAGTCAGGAAATGACGGCCGCGCAGGGCGGCCAATCGCAGGATCCGAAGACCGCCGCCGCGTTGCGCTTCGCGTTGCGCGTGGTCGAAGGCCGCGGCCAGATCGACGACGCCGATCTCGCGCAGCTTCGCGCCGCCGGCTTCGGCGACGAGGAGATCGTCGAGATCCTCGCGCACGTCGCGCTCAACCTGTTCACCAACTACGTCAACGTCGCCTTCGCGGTGCCGGTGGATTTCCCCGGCGTGAAACTGCGTTGA
- a CDS encoding M23 family metallopeptidase gives MSKAALSFLAIVLLGANVALFHFGRERGAAPPAEAATASLMQVAPSSAARAAAPASSIDAPSRTEVATPASPDVPAAPSAARSTPASAPAIDGALTIPVQGVTAAQLHDTFSDARAQGRVHEAIDIMAPRGTPVIAVADGTVEKLFTSVPGGLTIYQFEPSGRYAYYYAHLDRYADGLREKQPIRRGDVIGYVGSTGNADPSAPHLHFAIFELGPERQWWKGTALNPYPVLTRAQ, from the coding sequence ATGAGCAAGGCCGCATTGTCGTTCCTCGCCATCGTGCTGCTGGGCGCCAACGTCGCGCTGTTCCACTTCGGGCGCGAGCGTGGCGCTGCACCGCCGGCCGAAGCAGCGACCGCGTCGCTGATGCAGGTCGCGCCGAGCAGCGCTGCACGCGCTGCGGCGCCGGCGTCGTCGATCGATGCGCCATCGCGAACGGAGGTTGCGACGCCCGCATCGCCCGACGTTCCGGCTGCGCCCTCCGCAGCGCGTTCGACGCCCGCGTCTGCACCGGCAATCGACGGCGCGTTGACGATCCCCGTGCAGGGCGTTACGGCCGCGCAGCTGCACGACACCTTCAGCGATGCGCGCGCCCAGGGCCGCGTGCACGAGGCCATCGACATCATGGCGCCGCGCGGCACGCCGGTGATCGCGGTGGCGGACGGCACCGTCGAGAAGCTGTTCACCAGCGTGCCCGGCGGCCTCACCATCTACCAGTTCGAACCCAGTGGCCGCTACGCGTACTACTACGCGCACCTGGACCGCTACGCCGACGGCCTTCGCGAGAAGCAGCCGATCCGGCGCGGCGACGTGATCGGCTACGTCGGCAGCACGGGCAATGCCGATCCGTCGGCGCCGCACCTGCATTTCGCGATCTTCGAACTCGGACCGGAACGCCAGTGGTGGAAGGGCACGGCGCTCAACCCGTACCCCGTGCTCACGCGCGCGCAATAG
- a CDS encoding L,D-transpeptidase family protein: MKQLSMKPVLHAALLLALSAPICAFAQGPQNDASPLLRANDAQPAGDLKDDANAAARLRAQVLLDRAHFGPGEIDGRWGTNTERAIAAFQRSRDLDATGAMDEATWRALTVDTSPALVEYRLTAQDVAGPYTAIPDDMMAKAALPQLGFASLAEALGERFHASPALIAALNPGADLTREGTTLWVPNVQANALAKAASVVVDKSDSSLLLRDAQDRVYARFPASTGSEHDPLPIGRWTIKGVARDPHFQYNPKLFWDADPGHAKAKIAPGPNNPVGVVWVDLSKDHYGIHGTPEPGKVGKTESHGCIRLTNWDAAAVAGAVGPGTPAVLQQ; this comes from the coding sequence ATGAAGCAGCTTTCGATGAAGCCGGTCCTGCATGCCGCGCTGTTGCTCGCGCTCTCCGCCCCGATCTGCGCATTCGCGCAAGGCCCGCAGAACGATGCCTCGCCGCTGCTGCGCGCCAACGACGCCCAGCCCGCCGGCGATCTGAAGGACGATGCCAACGCCGCCGCGCGGCTGCGCGCACAAGTGCTGCTCGATCGCGCGCATTTCGGGCCCGGCGAGATCGACGGTCGCTGGGGCACGAACACCGAGCGCGCCATTGCGGCGTTCCAGCGCAGCCGCGATCTCGACGCGACCGGCGCCATGGACGAAGCGACGTGGCGCGCGCTGACCGTCGATACCTCGCCCGCATTGGTCGAGTACCGCCTCACCGCGCAGGACGTGGCCGGCCCGTATACCGCGATTCCGGACGACATGATGGCCAAGGCGGCGCTGCCGCAGCTTGGGTTCGCGTCGCTGGCCGAGGCGCTGGGCGAGCGCTTCCACGCCAGTCCCGCGCTGATCGCCGCGCTGAACCCTGGCGCCGACCTCACGCGCGAAGGCACCACGCTGTGGGTGCCAAACGTGCAGGCCAACGCGCTGGCGAAAGCGGCGTCGGTGGTGGTCGACAAGTCCGATTCCTCGCTCCTGCTGCGCGACGCGCAGGATCGCGTGTACGCACGTTTTCCCGCGTCGACCGGAAGCGAACACGACCCGCTGCCGATCGGCCGCTGGACCATCAAGGGCGTCGCCCGCGATCCGCACTTCCAGTACAACCCGAAGCTGTTCTGGGACGCCGATCCGGGGCACGCGAAGGCGAAGATCGCGCCGGGCCCGAACAATCCGGTCGGCGTGGTGTGGGTCGATCTGAGCAAGGATCACTACGGCATCCACGGCACGCCGGAGCCGGGGAAAGTCGGCAAGACCGAATCGCATGGTTGCATCCGCCTGACCAACTGGGATGCCGCCGCGGTGGCGGGCGCCGTCGGCCCCGGCACGCCTGCGGTGCTGCAGCAGTGA